The sequence CCGCTTAGGGCGGGGAAGGATAGCACGGACGGCGACCACGATTGAGGCATGAGTCGCTTTCAAATCTGAAAATTTGAACTTGGGCCAGACGGTCAACAGGAGCGGCAGATGTGCCTTCGCCGGCGCGCGCCGGTTCGCGTTCACCGGAGCGCTGGCGTTTTGCAGAAAGCCCATTACGAGCAGGGCGAGAAGAAGCTCCGCTATGCCGGGTTGTGCAAGCGGCTCACCAAACGGCGCAACAGTCCGGCTACCGCATGGCTGGCCGATGCGTCCGCCCATCCGTTGCAGCAGGCGCTCAAGGGCTTGGAACGCGTATGCCAACTTCTTCGCCAAATGCGTCGTGAGTCGCGGGCTATGTATGGAGGTGGGCAGTGATTTATCAAGGTGGGTGCCATTGTGGGGCCGTTTCGTTTGAAGTGGAAGCGCCTGAAGAGGTGGAAGTCGAGGACTGCAACTGCTCCATATGCAGCATGACCGGCTACTTACACCTTATCGTTCCGGCAAGAAACTTTCGGCTGGTTTCGGGTGCGAACTCGCTAACCACTTACCAATTCAACACCAAAACGGCCGAGCATAAGTTCTGCAAGATCTGCGGCATCAAGTCGTTCTACATTCCACGCTCAAATCCAGATGGCGTCGATGTGAATCTGCGCTGCCTAAAATCCCGGCCTTCCGTCGTCCGTATCGTCGGCTTCGATGGACAGAACTGGGAAAAACATGCCCATACCTTGGCCCACAAGAGCCGGT is a genomic window of Candidatus Methylocalor cossyra containing:
- a CDS encoding GFA family protein, encoding MIYQGGCHCGAVSFEVEAPEEVEVEDCNCSICSMTGYLHLIVPARNFRLVSGANSLTTYQFNTKTAEHKFCKICGIKSFYIPRSNPDGVDVNLRCLKSRPSVVRIVGFDGQNWEKHAHTLAHKSR